In one Pseudomonas sp. MM211 genomic region, the following are encoded:
- a CDS encoding NTP/NDP exchange transporter produces the protein MSLSLPQRVARAINAQPGELAAALAGFALFFCLFCGYFMLRPIRESMGIQAGVENLQWLFTATFVVMLLAVPLFAWLNSRVPRIHFIDWVYGFFCLNLLAFAVAFSVTSESLWMARVFYVWISVYNLFVVSVAWSLMADVFDSPQAKRLFAFIAAGASVGGLAGPALSALLVGAIGASGLALLAAVLLAGALALKHFLMGWRERAGAGRPGASQAENPRRPVAGNPFSGMTRVFQSSYLLGISAFVILLATVTTFLYFEQARLVAELFPDRDEQVRVFGLIDFVVQAGALLAQLFITGRVAQRLGVRALLAAVPVLMCVGFLALAMAPTFAVLAGLMIVRRIGEYAFVRPGREMLFAPLDAESKYKAKNFIDTVVYRGGDAVSGWAKSLIDMLGYGVALIAVIGALCAAIWGLLGWYLGGRADRGETGVQPPSESGEPPLIR, from the coding sequence ATGTCCCTTTCTCTGCCGCAGCGCGTGGCCCGCGCGATCAATGCACAGCCCGGAGAGCTGGCAGCCGCTCTGGCGGGCTTCGCGCTGTTTTTCTGCCTGTTCTGCGGTTACTTCATGCTCCGGCCGATCCGTGAGTCCATGGGTATCCAGGCCGGTGTGGAGAACCTGCAGTGGCTGTTCACCGCGACCTTCGTGGTCATGTTACTGGCCGTGCCGCTCTTCGCCTGGCTCAACTCCAGAGTGCCGCGCATTCATTTCATCGACTGGGTCTACGGCTTCTTCTGCCTCAACCTGCTGGCTTTCGCCGTGGCATTCAGTGTCACCAGCGAGAGCTTGTGGATGGCACGGGTGTTCTACGTGTGGATCTCGGTCTACAACCTGTTCGTGGTGTCGGTGGCCTGGAGCCTGATGGCCGATGTGTTCGACTCGCCCCAGGCCAAGCGGTTGTTCGCCTTCATCGCAGCCGGTGCCAGCGTCGGTGGCCTGGCAGGCCCGGCGCTCAGTGCGCTGCTGGTCGGCGCTATCGGTGCCAGTGGCCTGGCGTTGCTGGCGGCGGTGCTGCTGGCCGGGGCCCTGGCGCTCAAGCACTTCCTGATGGGCTGGCGCGAGCGCGCCGGAGCAGGGCGGCCGGGCGCCAGCCAGGCGGAAAATCCGCGGCGACCGGTGGCGGGTAATCCGTTCAGCGGTATGACCCGGGTGTTCCAGTCCTCCTACCTGCTGGGGATATCCGCTTTCGTCATCCTGCTCGCCACGGTCACCACCTTTCTGTACTTCGAGCAGGCGCGGCTGGTGGCCGAGCTGTTCCCTGATCGTGACGAGCAGGTGCGCGTGTTCGGGTTGATCGACTTCGTGGTGCAGGCGGGAGCGCTACTGGCCCAGTTGTTCATCACCGGGCGGGTCGCTCAGCGCCTGGGCGTACGCGCGCTGCTGGCGGCGGTGCCGGTGCTGATGTGCGTGGGTTTTCTCGCCCTGGCCATGGCACCCACCTTCGCCGTGCTGGCGGGGCTGATGATCGTGCGACGTATCGGTGAATACGCATTCGTACGGCCGGGGCGGGAAATGCTCTTCGCGCCGTTGGATGCCGAGAGCAAGTACAAGGCCAAGAACTTCATCGACACCGTGGTCTATCGCGGCGGTGATGCGGTCAGCGGTTGGGCCAAGAGCCTGATCGACATGCTCGGTTACGGCGTGGCGTTGATTGCGGTGATCGGAGCGCTGTGTGCGGCCATCTGGGGGCTGCTCGGCTGGTACCTGGGCGGTCGCGCCGATCGCGGTGAAACCGGCGTACAGCCGCCGAGCGAGAGCGGCGAGCCTCCGCTCATACGCTGA
- a CDS encoding LysR family transcriptional regulator yields the protein MDIKQLKFLIALDETRHFGQAAARCHITQPTLSMRLRKLEDELGLELVRRGQRFEGFSAEGERILAWARSLMAAHDGLYAEAAACRGQLVGTLRLGVVPLSGFDPMDLVQLFAEQHPGLRFQLFALSSDQILERLGSNQLDLGLSYLDRLDREHFDSLELAATHMGLLYDRRHFQFTETTLRWESLVDLPLGLLSAGMHFRQSIDHSFRSRGLTPLPKLETDAVHQLLQAVSAGLCCSIMPLRNGLAEFTNDLVLTPIEDAHTLAPLGLIMRRSAPRSALAEACFAEARSLISV from the coding sequence ATGGATATCAAGCAGCTCAAGTTTCTGATCGCCCTCGACGAGACCCGCCACTTCGGCCAGGCGGCAGCGCGCTGCCACATAACGCAGCCGACGCTGTCGATGCGTCTGCGCAAGCTGGAAGACGAGCTGGGCCTGGAACTGGTGCGACGCGGACAGCGCTTCGAAGGTTTCAGCGCCGAAGGTGAACGCATCCTCGCCTGGGCCCGCAGCCTGATGGCGGCCCATGATGGGCTGTACGCAGAAGCAGCCGCCTGCCGTGGGCAACTGGTCGGCACCCTGCGCCTTGGCGTGGTGCCGCTGTCAGGTTTCGATCCGATGGATCTGGTACAGCTATTCGCCGAGCAGCATCCAGGGCTGCGCTTCCAGTTGTTCGCCCTGAGCAGCGACCAAATCCTTGAGCGCCTCGGCAGCAATCAGCTCGACCTCGGGCTGTCGTACCTCGACCGTCTCGACCGCGAACATTTCGACAGCCTGGAACTGGCCGCGACACACATGGGGCTGCTGTATGACCGTCGCCATTTTCAGTTCACGGAAACCACCCTGCGCTGGGAAAGCCTGGTCGACCTGCCGCTGGGCCTGCTGTCTGCCGGTATGCACTTTCGCCAGTCGATCGACCACAGCTTCCGCTCAAGGGGGCTGACACCTCTGCCGAAGCTGGAAACCGATGCCGTTCACCAGCTGCTGCAGGCCGTCAGCGCCGGCCTGTGCTGCTCGATCATGCCGCTGCGCAATGGCCTTGCCGAATTCACCAACGACTTGGTGCTGACGCCCATCGAAGACGCCCATACCCTGGCGCCGCTGGGCCTGATCATGCGCCGCAGCGCACCTCGTTCGGCACTGGCCGAAGCCTGCTTCGCCGAGGCGCGCTCGCTAATCAGCGTATGA
- a CDS encoding hybrid sensor histidine kinase/response regulator has translation MRRLRIAIGLLVSLLLAGACLPGMAAPHKASAPYASGWSVFVDDNAQMTLEEVRNQRNQFLPLDNLAFTYPPSQKAVWLRFDVPEHGAPYWLWVFAPRVQLLDYYLLQGTQVEQSVHTGESMPLSSRPLPSRAYLMSLPNDGQAREVYVRMTSNHPLMAWFKVIDESELVSLEKPAYLFGALLGALLLVVVYNLLRFAYARSVCSLWLAGLHSGLAICAAANLGMLALWVPSLGYNQSLIADISALIAAFCLSSFALGFFRSTPMRHHKLNWLLQGHALLALGLGLIIAITGLLWYSALVYLTVLLGTLSVLVVSSVHWHNGYQSARLLVSGMVVFNVGFGLFIPILLGFNQLDPGWLVTGVFTIATLSGVVLSAALAEHQRQLQRAASRARTALATNDAEMKAKAEFLAKISHEIRTPMNGVLGMTELLLGTPLSAKQRDYVQTIHSSGNELLNLINEILDISRLESGQIELDDVQFDLNALTEDCLNIFRAKAELQKIELISFIQPQVPRIVSGDPTRLRQTLLSLLDNAFKQTSEGEILLVVALDTSGEQPRLRFAVQDSGHPLNASERDALLNTELQSSDFLSATRLGGRLGLIIARQLIRLMGGEFGIQNGGNQGSTLWLTLPLDNARLQQPSTDIDATLQGARLLVVDDNDTCRKVLLQQCNAWGMNVSSVPSGKEALALLRTKAHMREYFDAVLLDQDMPGMSGMQLAAKIKEDPSLNNDILIIMLTGISHAPSKVIARNAGIKRILAKPVAGYTLKATLADELDQRQRGQRAPMAVSTTPLVVPEDFRILVAEDNSISTKVIRGMLGKLNVQPDTASNGEEALSAMKAQRYDLVLMDCEMPVLDGFSATEQLRAWEIAERRQRTPVVALTAHILNEHKERARLVGMDGHMAKPVELSQLRDLIEYWVGERQAQPEDDTVPS, from the coding sequence GTGCGACGGCTCAGGATTGCCATAGGTTTACTCGTTAGCCTGCTATTAGCCGGTGCCTGCCTGCCGGGCATGGCAGCGCCACATAAGGCCTCAGCTCCCTATGCCAGTGGCTGGTCGGTATTCGTCGACGACAACGCCCAGATGACGCTGGAGGAGGTGCGCAACCAGCGCAACCAGTTCCTCCCACTCGATAACCTCGCCTTTACTTACCCTCCCAGCCAGAAAGCCGTGTGGTTGCGTTTCGACGTGCCTGAACACGGAGCACCCTACTGGCTTTGGGTATTCGCCCCGCGCGTGCAGTTGCTCGATTACTACCTACTGCAAGGCACACAGGTCGAGCAGAGCGTGCACACCGGCGAATCGATGCCGCTAAGCTCACGGCCGCTGCCCTCGCGTGCGTACCTGATGTCCTTACCCAATGACGGGCAGGCGCGGGAAGTCTATGTACGGATGACCTCCAACCATCCACTGATGGCCTGGTTCAAGGTCATCGACGAGAGCGAACTGGTCAGCCTGGAAAAACCTGCCTACCTGTTCGGCGCCCTGCTCGGTGCCCTGCTACTGGTGGTGGTCTACAACCTGCTTCGCTTCGCCTACGCGCGCTCGGTCTGCAGCCTCTGGCTCGCTGGCCTGCATAGCGGGCTGGCGATTTGCGCGGCGGCGAACCTGGGTATGCTCGCGTTATGGGTGCCGAGCCTCGGTTACAACCAGTCGCTGATCGCCGATATCAGCGCGCTGATTGCCGCGTTCTGCCTATCGTCCTTCGCGCTCGGTTTCTTTCGCAGCACGCCGATGCGGCACCACAAGCTCAACTGGCTGCTGCAGGGGCATGCGCTACTGGCCCTTGGGCTGGGGCTGATCATTGCGATCACTGGCCTGCTCTGGTACAGCGCGCTGGTCTACCTGACAGTATTGTTGGGCACGCTGAGTGTGCTGGTCGTTAGCAGCGTGCATTGGCATAACGGTTACCAGTCGGCACGGCTGCTCGTCAGCGGCATGGTGGTCTTCAATGTCGGTTTCGGACTGTTCATCCCGATTCTCCTCGGTTTCAATCAGCTCGACCCCGGCTGGCTGGTGACTGGCGTCTTCACCATCGCCACGCTAAGCGGTGTGGTGCTCAGTGCCGCCCTGGCCGAGCACCAGCGGCAGTTGCAGCGGGCCGCCTCGCGGGCACGAACCGCATTGGCCACCAACGATGCGGAGATGAAAGCCAAGGCCGAGTTTCTCGCCAAGATCAGCCACGAGATCCGCACCCCCATGAACGGCGTGCTAGGCATGACCGAGTTGCTGCTCGGCACGCCGCTGTCGGCGAAACAGCGTGACTACGTGCAGACCATCCACAGTTCCGGCAACGAGTTGCTCAACCTGATCAACGAGATTCTCGACATCTCCAGGTTGGAGTCCGGGCAGATCGAACTGGACGACGTGCAGTTCGATCTCAACGCCTTGACCGAAGATTGCCTGAACATCTTCCGCGCCAAGGCCGAACTGCAAAAGATCGAACTGATCAGTTTCATCCAGCCCCAGGTGCCAAGAATCGTCAGCGGCGATCCGACACGCCTGCGGCAAACCCTGCTGAGCCTGCTCGACAACGCCTTCAAACAAACCAGCGAAGGCGAGATTCTGCTGGTGGTGGCGCTCGATACCAGCGGTGAGCAACCACGCCTGCGCTTCGCCGTGCAGGACAGTGGCCATCCGCTCAATGCCAGCGAACGCGACGCACTGCTCAATACCGAACTGCAAAGCAGTGACTTCCTGTCTGCTACCCGCCTGGGCGGTCGCCTGGGGCTGATCATCGCACGCCAGTTAATTCGTCTGATGGGCGGCGAATTCGGCATTCAGAACGGCGGCAACCAGGGCTCGACCCTGTGGTTGACCCTGCCGCTGGACAACGCCCGCCTGCAACAGCCAAGCACCGATATCGACGCCACGCTACAGGGCGCCCGCCTGCTGGTGGTGGACGACAACGATACCTGCCGCAAGGTCTTGCTGCAGCAATGCAACGCCTGGGGTATGAACGTCAGCAGCGTGCCTTCGGGCAAGGAAGCGCTGGCCCTGCTGCGCACCAAGGCACATATGCGCGAATACTTCGACGCGGTGCTGCTCGATCAGGACATGCCCGGTATGAGTGGCATGCAGTTGGCCGCGAAGATCAAGGAAGACCCGAGCCTCAACAACGATATCCTGATCATCATGCTCACCGGCATCAGCCATGCGCCGAGCAAGGTCATTGCGCGCAATGCCGGCATCAAGCGCATCCTCGCCAAGCCAGTGGCAGGCTACACACTCAAAGCCACCCTGGCTGACGAGTTGGATCAGCGTCAGCGTGGACAGCGTGCCCCCATGGCTGTCAGTACCACACCGCTGGTGGTGCCGGAAGACTTCCGCATCCTGGTCGCCGAAGACAACAGCATTTCCACCAAGGTGATTCGCGGCATGCTCGGCAAGCTCAACGTGCAGCCCGATACGGCAAGCAACGGTGAAGAAGCACTGAGTGCGATGAAGGCACAGCGCTACGACCTGGTGTTGATGGATTGTGAAATGCCGGTGCTCGATGGTTTCTCTGCAACCGAGCAACTGCGCGCCTGGGAAATCGCCGAGCGCCGCCAACGCACTCCAGTGGTTGCATTGACCGCGCACATTCTCAATGAACACAAGGAACGCGCGCGGCTGGTCGGCATGGATGGCCACATGGCCAAGCCGGTGGAGCTGTCGCAGTTGCGTGATCTGATCGAATACTGGGTGGGCGAGCGCCAAGCGCAACCTGAAGACGACACCGTCCCCTCCTGA
- the purD gene encoding phosphoribosylamine--glycine ligase produces the protein MNVLIIGSGGREHALAWKVAQDKRVEKVFIAPGNAGTATEAKCENVAIDVLDIQALADFAEQNVQLTIVGPEAPLVKGVVDLFRTRKLDIFGPTAAAAQLEGSKAFTKDFLARQNIPTADYQNFTEVEPALAYLREKGAPIVIKADGLAAGKGVIVALTLQEAEDAVRDMLAGNAFGEAGSRVVIEEFLDGEEASFIVMVDGENVLPMATSQDHKRVGDADSGPNTGGMGAYSPAPVVTAEVHKRVMDEVIYPTVRGMAAEGNVYTGFLYAGLMIDKAGKPKVIEFNCRFGDPETQPIMVRLESSLVLLVEAALAKALDKVEARWDPRPTVGVVLAAGGYPGDYAKGDVIEGLDDAATLEGKVFHAGTALKDGQVVTAGGRVLCATAIGASVADAQQQAYRLAEKIRWNGMFHRNDIGYRAIARERGEN, from the coding sequence ATGAACGTATTGATCATCGGCAGCGGCGGTCGTGAACACGCCCTGGCCTGGAAAGTGGCGCAGGACAAGCGCGTCGAGAAAGTCTTCATCGCCCCGGGCAACGCTGGCACCGCCACCGAAGCCAAATGTGAAAACGTCGCCATCGACGTCCTGGATATCCAGGCGCTGGCCGATTTCGCCGAGCAGAACGTGCAACTGACCATCGTCGGCCCGGAAGCGCCACTGGTCAAAGGTGTGGTCGATCTGTTCCGTACCCGCAAGCTGGATATCTTTGGCCCCACTGCGGCAGCCGCCCAGCTGGAAGGCTCCAAGGCCTTCACCAAGGATTTCCTGGCGCGCCAGAACATCCCTACCGCCGACTACCAGAATTTCACCGAAGTGGAGCCTGCCCTGGCCTACCTGCGTGAAAAAGGCGCGCCTATCGTGATCAAGGCCGACGGCCTGGCGGCAGGCAAAGGCGTGATCGTCGCCCTGACCCTGCAGGAAGCCGAAGACGCCGTGCGCGACATGCTCGCCGGCAATGCTTTCGGCGAAGCCGGTTCGCGGGTGGTGATCGAGGAATTCCTCGACGGCGAAGAAGCCAGCTTCATCGTCATGGTCGACGGCGAGAACGTGTTGCCGATGGCCACCAGCCAGGATCACAAGCGCGTTGGTGATGCCGACAGCGGCCCGAACACCGGTGGCATGGGTGCTTACTCGCCAGCTCCGGTGGTAACCGCCGAGGTGCACAAGCGGGTGATGGACGAAGTCATCTACCCAACCGTGCGCGGCATGGCGGCCGAAGGCAATGTCTACACTGGATTCCTGTACGCGGGCCTGATGATCGACAAGGCCGGTAAGCCGAAGGTCATCGAATTCAACTGCCGTTTCGGCGACCCGGAAACCCAGCCGATCATGGTGCGTCTGGAGTCCTCTCTGGTGCTGCTGGTAGAGGCCGCACTGGCCAAGGCGCTGGACAAGGTCGAAGCACGCTGGGATCCACGCCCAACCGTCGGCGTCGTGCTGGCTGCCGGCGGTTACCCAGGCGACTACGCCAAGGGTGACGTGATCGAAGGCCTCGACGACGCCGCCACGCTGGAAGGCAAGGTGTTCCACGCCGGTACCGCGCTGAAAGACGGCCAGGTCGTCACTGCCGGCGGCCGTGTGCTCTGCGCCACAGCCATCGGCGCCAGCGTTGCCGACGCCCAGCAGCAGGCTTACCGCCTGGCCGAGAAGATTCGCTGGAACGGCATGTTCCACCGCAACGATATCGGCTACCGCGCGATCGCCCGCGAGCGTGGCGAAAACTGA
- the purH gene encoding bifunctional phosphoribosylaminoimidazolecarboxamide formyltransferase/IMP cyclohydrolase: MTDQTTRLPVRRALISVSDKTGILEFARELVALNVEILSTGGTYKLLKDNGVAAVEVADYTGFPEMMDGRVKTLHPKIHGGILGRRALDGAVMDEHGIKPIDLVAVNLYPFAATVAKPGCDLADAIENIDIGGPTMVRSAAKNHKDVAIVVNAGDYAAVIDSLKIGGLCYAQRFDLALKAFEHTAAYDGMIANYLGTIDQGRDTLSTEDRSLFPRTFTTQFIKAQDMRYGENPHQKAAFYVEHASEACVATAVQLQGKELSFNNVADTDAALECVKSFVKPACVIVKHANPCGVAVALDSEGGIRKAYDLAYATDTESAFGGIIAFNRELDGETAKAIVERQFVEVIIAPKISAAAREVVAAKANVRLLECGEWPTDRAPGWDFKRVNGGLLVQSRDIGMITADDLKIVTQRAPSEQEVHDLIFAWKVAKFVKSNAIVYAKSRQTIGVGAGQMSRVNSARIAAIKAEHAGLQVAGSVMASDAFFPFRDGLDNAAANGITAVIQPGGSMRDAEVIAAADEAGIAMVFTGMRHFRH, translated from the coding sequence ATGACCGACCAGACCACTCGCCTCCCCGTCCGCCGTGCGCTGATCAGCGTGTCCGACAAGACCGGCATCCTCGAATTCGCCCGCGAGCTCGTCGCCCTCAACGTGGAAATCCTCTCCACCGGCGGCACCTACAAGCTGCTCAAGGACAATGGCGTGGCGGCAGTGGAAGTGGCCGACTACACCGGTTTTCCGGAGATGATGGACGGCCGGGTGAAGACCCTGCACCCGAAAATTCACGGTGGCATCCTTGGCCGTCGCGCCCTCGACGGCGCAGTGATGGACGAGCACGGCATCAAGCCGATCGACCTGGTTGCCGTCAACCTGTACCCCTTCGCCGCCACCGTCGCCAAGCCGGGCTGTGACCTGGCCGACGCCATCGAGAACATCGATATCGGCGGGCCGACCATGGTGCGTTCGGCTGCAAAAAACCACAAAGATGTGGCCATCGTGGTCAATGCCGGCGATTACGCCGCGGTCATCGACTCCCTGAAAATCGGTGGCCTGTGCTACGCCCAGCGCTTCGACTTGGCCCTCAAGGCCTTCGAGCACACCGCGGCCTATGACGGCATGATCGCCAACTACCTGGGCACCATCGACCAGGGCCGCGACACACTGTCCACCGAAGACCGCAGCTTGTTCCCGCGCACCTTCACCACCCAGTTCATCAAGGCGCAGGACATGCGCTACGGTGAAAACCCGCACCAGAAAGCCGCGTTCTACGTCGAGCATGCTAGCGAAGCCTGCGTGGCGACCGCCGTGCAGCTGCAGGGCAAGGAACTGTCGTTCAACAACGTGGCCGATACCGACGCCGCGCTGGAATGCGTGAAGAGCTTCGTCAAGCCAGCCTGCGTGATCGTCAAACACGCCAACCCGTGTGGCGTGGCCGTGGCGCTGGACAGCGAAGGCGGCATCCGCAAGGCCTATGACCTGGCTTACGCCACCGATACCGAGTCGGCGTTTGGCGGCATCATCGCCTTCAACCGCGAACTGGATGGCGAAACCGCCAAGGCCATCGTCGAGCGCCAGTTCGTCGAAGTGATCATCGCCCCGAAAATCAGCGCCGCCGCCCGTGAAGTGGTCGCCGCCAAAGCCAACGTGCGTCTGCTCGAGTGCGGCGAATGGCCGACCGACCGCGCCCCGGGCTGGGATTTCAAACGCGTCAACGGCGGTCTGCTGGTACAGAGCCGCGATATCGGCATGATTACCGCCGACGATCTGAAGATCGTCACCCAGCGCGCGCCGAGCGAGCAGGAAGTCCATGACCTGATCTTCGCCTGGAAAGTAGCCAAGTTCGTCAAATCCAACGCCATCGTCTACGCCAAGAGCCGCCAGACCATCGGCGTCGGCGCCGGCCAGATGAGCCGCGTCAACTCCGCGCGCATCGCCGCGATCAAGGCTGAACATGCTGGCCTGCAAGTCGCCGGCTCGGTAATGGCCTCCGATGCCTTCTTCCCATTCCGCGACGGCCTGGATAACGCTGCTGCCAATGGCATCACTGCAGTGATCCAGCCTGGCGGCTCGATGCGCGATGCTGAAGTGATCGCTGCCGCCGACGAAGCCGGTATTGCCATGGTCTTCACCGGCATGCGCCATTTCCGCCACTGA
- the fis gene encoding DNA-binding transcriptional regulator Fis has protein sequence MTLLNETLGSGIAPVSDNTSLKQHLNTPSEEGQTLRGSVEKALHNYFAHLEGADVTDVYNLVLTEVEAPLLETVMNYVKGNQTKASELLGLNRGTLRKKLKQYDLL, from the coding sequence ATGACATTGTTGAACGAGACTTTAGGAAGTGGGATTGCACCCGTGAGCGACAACACCAGTTTGAAACAGCACCTCAATACGCCGAGCGAAGAAGGCCAGACCCTGCGCGGCAGTGTCGAAAAAGCCCTGCACAACTACTTCGCTCACCTTGAAGGTGCGGACGTCACAGACGTCTACAATCTGGTGCTCACCGAAGTGGAAGCCCCACTGCTGGAAACCGTCATGAACTACGTGAAGGGTAACCAGACCAAAGCCTCCGAGCTGCTCGGCCTGAACCGCGGCACCCTGCGCAAGAAGCTCAAGCAGTACGACCTGCTGTAA
- the dusB gene encoding tRNA dihydrouridine synthase DusB, whose amino-acid sequence MSALSIGPYTLPNRLILAPMAGVTDQPFRQLCRRLGAGMVVSEMVTSDVRLWNTRKSSLRMIHDGDPEPRSVQIAGGDPQMLAEAARANVQLGAQIIDINMGCPAKKVCNKAAGSALLKDQPLVQAILEAVVAAVDVPVTLKIRTGWDRQNKNGVDVARIAEQCGIVALAVHGRTRADLYTGDAEYDTIAAIKQAVSIPVLANGDIDSPEKAAHVLAATGADGLLIGRAAQGRPWIFREIEHYLRTGAHCPAPALTEIERILLEHLAALHAFYGDVMGVRIARKHVGWYLATLPGAREFRAEFNRLDSQEAQCASVRQFFGERYNDGKGVAA is encoded by the coding sequence ATGTCGGCGCTAAGCATCGGCCCCTATACATTGCCCAATCGACTGATCCTGGCCCCAATGGCCGGCGTCACCGATCAGCCATTCCGACAGCTTTGCCGCCGCCTTGGCGCCGGCATGGTGGTGTCGGAGATGGTCACCAGCGATGTGCGCCTGTGGAATACGCGTAAATCGAGCCTGCGCATGATCCACGATGGTGATCCGGAGCCACGCTCCGTGCAGATCGCCGGTGGGGATCCGCAGATGCTCGCCGAGGCAGCCCGCGCCAACGTGCAACTGGGCGCCCAGATCATCGACATCAACATGGGTTGCCCGGCCAAGAAGGTCTGCAACAAGGCCGCTGGCTCCGCGCTACTCAAGGATCAGCCACTGGTGCAGGCGATCCTCGAGGCGGTGGTCGCCGCGGTAGACGTCCCGGTCACGCTGAAGATCCGCACCGGCTGGGACAGACAGAACAAGAACGGTGTTGACGTGGCACGTATCGCCGAACAATGCGGCATCGTCGCCCTCGCCGTACACGGCCGCACCCGCGCCGACCTGTACACCGGCGACGCCGAATACGACACCATTGCCGCCATCAAGCAGGCGGTGTCCATCCCGGTATTGGCCAATGGCGATATCGACTCACCGGAAAAGGCCGCCCACGTGCTGGCCGCAACCGGTGCCGATGGTCTGCTGATCGGCAGGGCCGCCCAAGGGCGCCCATGGATTTTCAGAGAAATAGAGCATTACCTGCGCACCGGTGCCCATTGCCCCGCCCCGGCGCTGACCGAAATTGAACGCATTCTGCTCGAGCACCTGGCCGCCCTCCACGCCTTCTACGGCGATGTGATGGGTGTGCGCATCGCCCGCAAGCATGTTGGCTGGTACCTCGCCACGCTACCCGGCGCCCGCGAGTTCCGAGCCGAGTTCAATCGTCTGGACAGCCAGGAGGCGCAGTGTGCAAGCGTTCGCCAGTTCTTCGGTGAACGCTACAACGACGGAAAAGGGGTGGCCGCATGA